One Rhodococcus sp. P1Y DNA window includes the following coding sequences:
- a CDS encoding sugar porter family MFS transporter, whose protein sequence is MTQPAENHTAKVIGVTIAAAVGGFLFGFDSSVVNGAVDSIQENFGLSSFVTGFAVAIALLGCAVGAWFAGRLADSWGRKRVMLLGSALFTISSVGSGFAFSIPDLMLWRVLGGLGIGIASVIAPAYISEIAPARYRGGLASLQQLAITVGIFAALLSDAVLQNAAGGPSNDLWFGMEAWRWMFLVGVVPALVYGFLATLIPESPRYLVGKHLDEEAARVLAEITGEVNPAERVKEIRLTLRREAKSSFSDIRGPKFGLQPIVWVGITMAILQQLVGINAIFYYSTTLWKSVGFTENQSFVTSVITSVINVTMTFVAILFVDRFGRKNLLQIGSIGMFVGLVLAAVSFTQATGSGDELTLPAPWGTIALIGANLFVIFFAATWGPIMWVMLGEMFPNNMRAVALGISTAANWVANFAITLAFPPLTDSIGLGFIYSFFAFFALLSFFFVKFKIRETKGMELEDMIL, encoded by the coding sequence ATGACGCAGCCTGCAGAAAATCACACCGCGAAAGTCATCGGCGTCACCATTGCCGCTGCAGTCGGCGGCTTCTTGTTCGGTTTCGACAGCTCGGTCGTAAACGGGGCGGTCGACTCGATACAGGAGAACTTCGGCCTCAGCTCGTTCGTCACCGGATTCGCCGTCGCCATCGCACTGCTCGGCTGCGCCGTCGGAGCCTGGTTCGCCGGCCGGCTCGCGGACAGTTGGGGACGCAAGCGCGTCATGCTGCTCGGGTCTGCCCTGTTCACCATCTCTTCGGTCGGGTCGGGATTCGCTTTCAGCATCCCCGATTTGATGCTCTGGCGCGTGCTCGGTGGGCTGGGAATCGGTATAGCCTCCGTCATCGCCCCCGCCTACATCTCGGAGATCGCACCGGCCCGCTACAGAGGCGGCCTCGCATCACTGCAGCAGCTCGCAATCACCGTTGGAATTTTCGCGGCACTCCTGTCCGACGCCGTACTGCAGAACGCGGCAGGCGGCCCGTCGAACGACCTGTGGTTCGGCATGGAAGCCTGGCGATGGATGTTCCTCGTGGGCGTAGTCCCTGCCCTCGTCTACGGATTCCTGGCCACACTCATTCCGGAGTCGCCGCGATACCTCGTCGGCAAGCATCTGGACGAAGAAGCTGCCCGTGTACTCGCCGAGATCACCGGCGAAGTCAATCCGGCCGAACGAGTCAAGGAGATTCGACTCACGCTGCGGCGCGAGGCGAAGTCGTCGTTCAGCGATATCCGTGGTCCGAAGTTCGGCCTTCAGCCGATCGTCTGGGTCGGCATCACGATGGCAATCCTGCAACAGCTCGTCGGCATCAACGCCATCTTCTACTACTCGACGACGCTGTGGAAGTCGGTCGGGTTCACCGAAAATCAGTCTTTTGTCACCTCGGTGATCACATCGGTCATCAACGTCACCATGACCTTCGTCGCGATTCTCTTCGTCGACAGATTCGGGCGGAAGAATCTCCTTCAGATCGGCTCGATCGGAATGTTCGTCGGCCTCGTGCTGGCTGCGGTGTCGTTCACTCAGGCCACCGGTTCGGGTGACGAGCTGACGTTGCCCGCGCCATGGGGAACGATCGCACTGATCGGTGCAAATCTGTTCGTAATCTTCTTCGCGGCCACCTGGGGTCCGATCATGTGGGTCATGTTGGGCGAGATGTTCCCGAACAACATGCGCGCGGTTGCCCTCGGAATCAGTACCGCCGCCAACTGGGTAGCGAATTTCGCCATCACACTTGCATTCCCGCCGTTGACCGACTCGATCGGTCTCGGATTCATCTACTCGTTCTTCGCGTTCTTCGCATTGCTCTCGTTCTTCTTCGTCAAGTTCAAGATCCGCGAGACCAAGGGCATGGAACTCGAGGACATGATCCTGTAA
- a CDS encoding YciI family protein, with product MPMFVVEYSYTTDTSGGRDDHRTDHRAWVHEMVRRKTIRSSGPLADHSGAMFIVQSADKDAAARLFAHDPFTRAGLVEDIRITEWSPSAGEFSG from the coding sequence ATGCCGATGTTCGTCGTCGAATACTCCTATACCACCGACACGTCGGGCGGCCGCGACGATCACCGCACCGATCACCGCGCGTGGGTTCACGAGATGGTGCGCCGAAAAACCATTCGATCCTCGGGGCCACTTGCCGACCACAGCGGCGCGATGTTCATCGTGCAGTCGGCCGACAAGGATGCGGCTGCACGATTGTTCGCACACGATCCGTTCACCCGCGCCGGTTTGGTCGAGGACATCCGAATAACCGAATGGTCGCCCTCGGCCGGCGAGTTCAGCGGTTGA
- the dxs gene encoding 1-deoxy-D-xylulose-5-phosphate synthase, translating to MGVLARVQTPEDLRRLDPSEMADLAEEIREFLVETVSATGGHLGPNLGVVEVTLAVHRIFDSPRDPIIWDTGHQAYVHKMITGRMGAFDTLRKQGGLSGYPSRAESEHDWVESSHASASLSYADGLAKAFELTGQSDRHVVAIVGDGALTGGMCWEALNNIAAGRDRSVVIVVNDNGRSYAPTIGGLAEHLAALRLQPGYERILDNGRRIVRKIPLVGKTAYAMLHGMKAGVKDAISPQVLFTDLGIKYLGPVDGHDEQALESALRRAKSYGGPVIVHAVTRKGMGYAHAENNVADQMHATGVIDPLTGRARSKSAPDWTSVFSRELIDQAAEREDIVAITAAMAGPTGLAAFGEKYPGRLFDVGIAEQHAMTSAAGLALGGLHPVVAVYSTFLNRAFDQLLMDVALLNLPVTLVLDRAGVTGADGASHNGMWDMSLLGIVPGMRVAAPRDCATLREELGEALAVADGPTALRFPKGAVSEDIPAVRRLDGIVDVLVEPESAGKDVLVVAVGAFSVLAIETAARLTELGLSVTVVDPRWVLPVPESLLKLAEEFKLVVTLEDSGVHGGIGSSVSAAIRAVGVDTVCRDVGVPQRFLDHASREQIHLELGLTASDLTQRIAGWAKAL from the coding sequence TTGGGTGTCCTAGCCAGGGTCCAGACGCCTGAGGACTTGCGCCGCCTCGACCCGTCCGAAATGGCGGATCTTGCCGAGGAAATACGCGAGTTCCTCGTCGAGACGGTGTCCGCCACGGGCGGGCATCTCGGTCCGAACCTCGGGGTCGTAGAGGTGACTCTCGCGGTGCACCGGATCTTCGATTCGCCTCGCGACCCGATCATCTGGGACACCGGCCACCAGGCGTACGTGCACAAGATGATCACCGGGCGGATGGGCGCGTTCGACACCCTCCGCAAGCAAGGTGGACTGTCCGGATATCCCTCGCGCGCGGAGAGCGAGCACGATTGGGTCGAGTCCTCGCACGCATCCGCGTCGCTGTCCTATGCGGACGGCCTTGCCAAGGCCTTCGAACTGACCGGACAGAGCGATCGTCACGTCGTCGCCATCGTCGGCGACGGCGCTCTCACCGGCGGGATGTGTTGGGAAGCTCTGAACAACATCGCCGCGGGCAGGGACAGGTCGGTCGTCATCGTCGTCAACGACAACGGTCGGTCGTATGCGCCGACCATCGGCGGTCTGGCCGAACATCTCGCAGCGCTTCGTCTTCAGCCCGGATACGAGCGAATTCTCGACAACGGGCGTCGCATCGTCCGGAAGATTCCCCTCGTCGGGAAGACCGCGTACGCGATGCTGCACGGCATGAAAGCCGGCGTGAAAGATGCGATCAGCCCGCAGGTTCTCTTCACCGACCTCGGTATCAAGTACCTCGGACCGGTCGACGGCCACGACGAACAGGCACTCGAGTCGGCGCTTCGGCGTGCGAAATCCTACGGCGGCCCAGTGATCGTGCACGCGGTCACTCGTAAGGGCATGGGCTACGCGCACGCCGAGAACAACGTTGCAGATCAGATGCACGCCACCGGCGTGATCGACCCACTGACCGGTCGAGCCCGGTCGAAGTCGGCGCCGGACTGGACGTCGGTGTTCTCCCGCGAGCTGATCGATCAGGCGGCCGAGCGCGAGGACATCGTGGCAATCACGGCAGCGATGGCCGGACCTACGGGACTTGCGGCATTCGGTGAAAAGTACCCCGGCCGACTGTTCGACGTCGGTATCGCCGAACAGCATGCGATGACCTCAGCAGCCGGTCTCGCGCTCGGTGGACTGCATCCGGTCGTCGCTGTCTACTCCACATTTCTCAATCGCGCGTTCGATCAGCTTTTGATGGACGTTGCTTTGTTGAACCTGCCGGTCACTCTCGTTCTCGATCGTGCGGGCGTAACCGGTGCGGACGGCGCGAGTCACAACGGAATGTGGGACATGTCCCTTCTCGGAATCGTGCCGGGTATGCGCGTGGCTGCACCGCGTGACTGTGCGACGTTGCGCGAGGAGTTGGGTGAGGCGCTCGCGGTCGCCGACGGCCCGACGGCACTCAGGTTCCCGAAAGGTGCTGTCAGCGAGGATATTCCGGCGGTCCGTCGGCTCGATGGCATCGTCGATGTTCTCGTCGAGCCGGAGTCGGCCGGAAAGGACGTCCTCGTGGTGGCCGTCGGTGCGTTCTCGGTGTTGGCGATCGAGACGGCAGCACGGCTCACCGAGCTCGGTCTGTCGGTGACGGTGGTTGATCCGAGGTGGGTCCTGCCGGTACCGGAATCTCTCCTGAAGCTCGCGGAGGAGTTCAAACTGGTTGTAACACTGGAGGACTCCGGTGTCCACGGCGGAATCGGTTCGAGCGTGTCCGCCGCCATCAGAGCGGTGGGTGTCGACACTGTGTGCCGCGATGTGGGAGTGCCCCAGCGGTTCCTCGATCACGCGTCGCGCGAACAGATCCACCTCGAACTCGGGCTCACTGCATCGGATCTGACCCAGCGAATCGCCGGATGGGCGAAGGCTCTCTGA